Proteins from a genomic interval of Methanoplanus endosymbiosus:
- a CDS encoding phosphoglycolate phosphatase: MQNNSNFFPKAIITDVDGTITDKSRRINLAAVSAIRTLFDNNIPVVIASGNTLCSLTFLCKMLGTDGTVICENGGVYRMKYDGEIKIPGDKKICNEAFRRVESYYADKGIELNLYSPEYRFADVAFARNVSPDEVREIVSDMPVVILDSGFAVHIQSANSGKGNAFSYVADEMGLKVSDFVAFGDSHNDVDMLKKAGIGVAVAGGDSNAGEAADWISSRKYGDGFVEGVKKYFPSLF; encoded by the coding sequence ATGCAGAATAATTCCAATTTTTTTCCTAAAGCAATTATTACTGATGTTGACGGCACAATCACTGATAAAAGCAGGAGGATAAATCTTGCTGCCGTATCAGCAATAAGAACTCTTTTTGACAATAATATTCCGGTGGTGATAGCCAGCGGGAACACTCTCTGCTCACTGACATTTCTATGTAAGATGCTTGGCACTGACGGCACAGTAATCTGTGAAAACGGTGGTGTTTACAGGATGAAATATGACGGTGAGATTAAAATTCCGGGCGACAAAAAGATCTGCAATGAGGCATTTCGCCGCGTTGAGAGTTATTATGCTGATAAGGGAATTGAGCTTAATCTGTACAGCCCGGAATACCGGTTTGCAGATGTTGCCTTTGCCAGAAATGTCAGTCCTGATGAAGTCCGTGAGATTGTATCTGATATGCCTGTAGTTATTCTTGATTCAGGTTTTGCAGTTCATATTCAGTCTGCTAATTCGGGAAAGGGCAATGCGTTTTCTTATGTTGCAGATGAGATGGGCCTTAAGGTCTCTGATTTTGTGGCGTTCGGGGATTCCCACAATGATGTTGATATGCTTAAAAAAGCCGGCATAGGTGTTGCAGTTGCCGGGGGCGACAGCAATGCCGGAGAAGCTGCAGACTGGATCAGCAGCAGAAAATACGGGGATGGTTTTGTTGAAGGTGTTAAAAAATATTTTCCATCATTGTTTTGA
- the radA gene encoding DNA repair and recombination protein RadA, which produces MSELDIEDLPGVGPTTADKLRESGYSTIEGIATASYADLAEAAEIGESTAKKLIKEARKMADIGGFKTGTIVLEERKKVRKLSTLVPEFDDLLAGGFETMSISECYGEFGSGKSQISHQLAVNAQLPLEAGGLDGSVIYIDTENTFRPERIRQMVEGLELDVEVPPVEDFLEHIHVAEAFTSDHQMLLTESVRELGNELKDTDKPVRLIVVDSLMAHFRAEYAGRGTLSVRQQKLNKHMYDLAKLAKEFNAVVLVTNQVQSNPAVFFGDPTKPTGGNIVGHASKYRLYLRKSKGGKRVAKLVDSPDLPDGEAAFSVEMTGLKSA; this is translated from the coding sequence ATGTCAGAACTGGATATTGAGGATCTGCCTGGTGTCGGCCCGACAACAGCAGATAAATTAAGGGAATCGGGGTACAGCACAATAGAGGGAATTGCAACTGCATCATATGCCGACCTTGCAGAGGCGGCAGAGATTGGTGAGTCAACTGCAAAGAAGCTCATCAAGGAAGCCAGAAAGATGGCTGATATTGGGGGCTTTAAGACCGGAACTATTGTTCTTGAGGAGAGAAAGAAGGTCAGAAAACTTTCAACTCTTGTGCCTGAATTTGATGACCTTTTAGCAGGCGGGTTTGAGACGATGTCTATCAGTGAATGCTATGGTGAATTTGGTTCAGGTAAGAGTCAGATCTCACATCAGCTTGCGGTAAATGCCCAGCTTCCTCTGGAGGCCGGAGGGCTTGACGGTTCAGTCATCTACATTGACACTGAAAATACATTCAGACCTGAGAGAATAAGGCAGATGGTGGAAGGTCTTGAGCTGGATGTTGAAGTTCCTCCTGTAGAGGATTTCCTTGAACATATCCACGTAGCAGAGGCATTTACATCAGATCATCAGATGCTCCTCACTGAGAGTGTAAGGGAGCTTGGAAATGAACTGAAGGATACGGACAAACCAGTCAGGCTGATTGTGGTTGATTCCCTGATGGCACATTTCCGTGCAGAGTATGCCGGAAGGGGCACTCTCTCTGTCAGGCAGCAGAAACTGAACAAGCATATGTATGACCTTGCAAAACTTGCAAAGGAGTTCAATGCTGTTGTGCTTGTAACCAATCAGGTGCAGTCAAATCCGGCAGTATTCTTTGGTGACCCTACAAAGCCGACAGGCGGTAATATTGTAGGTCATGCCTCCAAATACAGATTATACTTAAGAAAGAGCAAGGGTGGCAAGAGGGTTGCAAAACTTGTGGACAGTCCTGATCTTCCGGACGGCGAGGCTGCATTCTCTGTGGAGATGACAGGCCTTAAATCTGCATGA